One Notolabrus celidotus isolate fNotCel1 chromosome 16, fNotCel1.pri, whole genome shotgun sequence DNA window includes the following coding sequences:
- the si:ch211-215i13.3 gene encoding brain and acute leukemia cytoplasmic protein isoform X1, which translates to MGCGGSRADAIIEPRYHESWTRETESTWLTNTDVETSLPVANSKALEASLREKRMVNTGTQCGKQALTSTGSNHQRRPRRSLTDQTTRDSKRRASKEAGASLKDGQSVSINSSGDTEPENVCDER; encoded by the exons ATGGGTTGTGGAGGGAGTCGGGCGGATGCGATCATCGAGCCGAGGTACCATGAGAGCTGGACCAGAGAAACGGAATCGACGTGGCTTACAAATACGGACGTAGAGACCTCTCTACCAGTGGCCAACA GTAAAGCTCTGGAGGCCAGTCTGAGGGAGAAGAGGATGGTGAACACAGGCACCCAGTGTGGGAAGCAGGCCCTCACATCCACTGGCTCCAACCACCAGCGGAGACCCAGGAGATCCCTAACAGAT caGACCACTCGAGACTCCAAGAGGAGAGCATCAAAGGAAGCTGGTGCATCGTTAAAGGATGGGCAGTCCGTCAGTATCAACAGCAGCGGGGATACTGAACCTGAAAACGTGTGTgatgaaagatga
- the si:ch211-215i13.3 gene encoding brain and acute leukemia cytoplasmic protein isoform X2 — protein MGCGGSRADAIIEPRYHESWTRETESTWLTNTDVETSLPVANSKALEASLREKRMVNTGTQCGKQALTSTGSNHQRRPRRSLTDTTRDSKRRASKEAGASLKDGQSVSINSSGDTEPENVCDER, from the exons ATGGGTTGTGGAGGGAGTCGGGCGGATGCGATCATCGAGCCGAGGTACCATGAGAGCTGGACCAGAGAAACGGAATCGACGTGGCTTACAAATACGGACGTAGAGACCTCTCTACCAGTGGCCAACA GTAAAGCTCTGGAGGCCAGTCTGAGGGAGAAGAGGATGGTGAACACAGGCACCCAGTGTGGGAAGCAGGCCCTCACATCCACTGGCTCCAACCACCAGCGGAGACCCAGGAGATCCCTAACAGAT ACCACTCGAGACTCCAAGAGGAGAGCATCAAAGGAAGCTGGTGCATCGTTAAAGGATGGGCAGTCCGTCAGTATCAACAGCAGCGGGGATACTGAACCTGAAAACGTGTGTgatgaaagatga
- the LOC117828201 gene encoding V-type proton ATPase subunit C 1-A, whose translation MTEFWLISAPGEKTCQQTWDKLMVATTRTNNISVNNKFNIPDLKVGTLDVLVGLSDELAKLDTFVESVVKKVAQYMADVLEDSRDKVQENLLANGVDLVTYITRFQWDMAKYPIKQSLKNISEIISKQASQIDNDLKARASAYNNLKGNLQNLERKNAGSLLTRSLADIVKKEDFVLDSEYLITMLVVVPKTGYGDWQKTYETLAEMVVPRSTKLLFEDNDSGLFSVTLFRKAIDDFKHKARENKFTVRDFQYNEEEMKADKEEMTRLSTDKKKQFGPLVRWLKVNFSEAFIAWIHIKALRVFVESVLRYGLPVNFQAMLLQPNKKNMKKLREVLYDLYKHLDSSAAIIDASMDIPGLNLSQQEYYPYVYYKIDCNLLDFKV comes from the exons ATGACGGAATTCTGGTTAATCTCGGCTCCAGGGGAGAAGACATGCCAGCAGACCTGGGACAAACTGATGGTGGCGACAACACGCACCAACAACATCTCTGTTAACAACAAGTTCAACATCCCCGATCTCAAG GTCGGAACTCTAGATGTCTTAGTTGGTTTGTCGGATGAACTGGCTAAACTTGACACTTTTGTGGAAAG TGTGGTAAAGAAGGTGGCTCAGTACATGGCTGACGTTCTGGAGGACAGCCGAGACAAAGTCCAAGAGAACCTACTTGCTAATGGAG TGGACCTGGTTACCTATATCACCAGATTTCAGTGGGACATGGCTAAATATCCAATCAAACAGTCTCTGAAAAACATCTCTGAGATCATCTCCAAG CAAGCCTCTCAGATAGACAATGACCTGAAGGCCAGAGCTTCGGCTTACAACAACCTGAAGGGAAACCTGCAGAACCTGGAGAGGAAGAATGC GGGGAGCCTGTTGACCAGGAGTCTGGCTGACATAGTGAAGAAAGAGGACTTTGTGCTGGACTCAGAGTACCTGATTACCATGCTGGTGGTTGTCCCAAA GACGGGGTATGGTGACTGGCAGAAGACATATGAAACCCTGGCGGAGATGGTCGTGCCACGCTCCACCAA ACTGCTTTTTGAAGACAATGACAGCGGCCTCTTCAGTGTGACTCTCTTCAGGAAGGCCATAGATGACTTCAAGCACAAGGCCAGAGAAAACAA GTTTACAGTGCGTGATTTCCAGTACaatgaggaggagatgaaggcagACAAAGAGGAGATGACACGTTTGTCTACTGACAAGAAGAAACAGTTT GGGCCTTTGGTACGATGGCTTAAAGTGAATTTCAGTGAAGCCTTCATCGCCTGGATCCACATAAAAGCTCTGCGTGTGTTTGTGGAATCAGTATTGAG ATACGGGCTGCCGGTTAACTTCCAGGCCATGCTGCTGCAGCCCAACAAGAAGAACATGAAGAAGCTGAGGGAGGTGCTGTATGACCTGTACAAGCACCTGGACAGCAGTGCTGCTATCATTGAT GCCTCTATGGACATCCCCGGGCTGAACCTGAGCCAGCAGGAGTACTACCCCTATGTTTACTACAAGATCGACTGCAACCTGCTGGACTTCAAAGTCTAG